A segment of the Lelliottia amnigena genome:
ATAATCATCCCCAATATTTCCAGACCAGTAACGCCACCACCACCCAGAACAGGGTGGAGCCAAGAAACACCGCCAGCCAGGCTTTACGCTTAAACGCGGAATCCCTCTGCGGTTCTTCACTTCCTGATGGCATTGCTAACCTCATACAATCGATTTCGCTTATCATTTTGATACCAAACAATCGGTACAACTAATCATGAGTTGAGATAAATCCTAAAGAAACTTTAGTCGAAAAGCTAGTGAATTTACGAACGTTTTCCAGGGAATTAGTTAATCTTTTGACCAGAAATAAATAATTGAAACGAGGAATTTGCGAAGTGGGAATTTACTTTCTACTTTTGTCGCAATTTCGCGACAGTTTTTACAATAAACCGGTAATCTTTATCCGGTTATATAGTCAAGCAAATGAAGATGATGATAATTCTAATTTAGCTTTAGGGCATTATTTCGGTATCTTCCCGGGCGGGAAGATACCGGATGTCATTATTTTTCCGGGAGCTTAATATCCTGGAACATGGCTTCAATATCTTCATTTGACCGCAACGCAACGGCGGTATCGACCACATCACGCGTTAAATGCGGCGCAAAGCGTTGAATGAAATCGTACATATAACTTCTCAGGAATGTACTGCGACGGAAGCCAATTTTAGTCGTGCTATGGCTAAAGACATCGTGCGCATCCAGACGAACCAGATCTGGGTCTGAAACCGGGTCTACTGCCATACTGGCAATCACCCCCACACCGAGGCCGAGACGCACATACGTTTTAATCACGTCAGCATCCGTGGCGGTGAAAACAATACGCGGCGTTAAGCCCGCACGATTAAAGGCCGTGTCAAGCTCTGAGCGCCCGGTGAAACCAAAGGTGTAGGTGACCAACGGATACTGCGCCAGCTCTTCAATCGTTACCGATCCCTTCCCTGCCAGCGGATGATCCGGTGTTACCACTATCGAACGATTCCAGTGGTAGCACGGCAACATTACCAGATCGTCATAGAGGTGAAGCGCCTCAGTGGCAATAGCAAAATCAGCATTGCCCTTTGAGACCGCTTCAGCAATTTGAGTGGGTGAGCCCTGATGCATATGGAGTGAGACGCGTGGATAGCGCTCGATAAAACCTTTAATCACACCCGGCAATGCATAACGTGCCTGGGTGTGCGTCGTGGCGATATAGAGAGACCCTTTATCAGGCCATGTATGTTCGCCAGCGACCGATTTAATCGCATCAACTTTTGACAGCACTTCCCGGGCGATACGAATGATTTCCTGACCCGCGGGCGTCACCTGCGTCAAATGCTTACCGCTGCGGGCAAAAATCTGAATGCCCAACTCATCTTCCAGCATGCGGACCTGCTTACTGATGCCGGGTTGAGAGGTATAGAGACCTTCTGCAGTCGAAGAAACGTTGAGGTTGTGATTGACCACCTCGACGATATAACGAAGCTGTTGTAGTTTCATGCCAGACCATCCGATTTAGCGTACACGGGCAATCGCTTAATACGATTTAATAATAAGAAAGGAGTTAACTATAACCACTATATCATTTATAGCCTGACTGTATAGTACGGAACAAAAAATAATAAGCGGGCAATAAAAAAGGGCCGGAATCCCGGCCCTTTAAAGGTAAGTTAAGGTTAAGAAAGATTATTTCTTACCTTCAACCCACTTCCCGTCAATAAAGAATGCTGACCATCCGGTCGCTTTGCCCTCTTTCTCAGCAGACACATATTGCTGCTTCGTTTTACGGCTAAAGCGGACAACGGTTTTATTCCCTTCCGGATCCTGCTGTGGCGCATCAGCCAGATAACGCAGCTTTTCCGGTAAACGATCGCGGAAGCGATATAACTCTTCCACCAGCGGCGCACGCGTTTCGCGCGATTTAGGGAAGGTGTTCGCAGCAAGGAAGACCCCTGCAGCACCGTCACGCAGAACAAAATAGGCATCAGACTTTTCACACGGCAATTCAGGCAGCGGGACCGGATCTTCCTTCGGCGGAGCCACTTCACCATTACGCAGGATCTTACGCGTGTTTTTACATTCTTCGTTGGTACAAGCCATGTACTTACCAAAACGCCCCATTCTCAGGTGCATTTCAGAACCACACTTCTCGCACTCCACGATGGGGCCGTCATAGCCTTTGATGCGGAACTCGCCCTCTTCGATCTCGTAGCCATCACACGTTGGGTTATTACCGCAGACATGCAATTTACGTTTCGGATCGATCAGATAGCTGTCCATCGCCGTGCCGCATTTCTGGCAACGACGCTTCGCGCGCAGCGCATTGGTTTCGGCGTCATCACCTTCCAGAACGTTGAGAACTTCATTCTCAGGCACCAGGTTAATGGTGGTTTTGCAACGCTCTTTAGGCGGTAACGCATAACCGGAACAACCGAGGAACACGCCGGTCGTCGCGGTACGAATACCCATCTGACGGCTGCAGGTTGGGCAGTCGATGCTGGTCAGCACCATCTGGTTAGGCTGCATGCCGCCTTCTTCCGGATCTTTCTCGGCTTTTGCCAACTGCTCGGTAAAATCACTGAAGAAACTATCCAGTACATTTTTCCATTCAGCCTGATGGTTCGCCACCTGATCCAGACGGTCTTCCATCTGCGCGGTGAAATCGTAGTTCATCAGCTCGCGGAAGTTATCTTCCAGACGATCTGTGACGATCTCACCCATTTTTTCAGCGTAGAAACGACGGTTTTCAGCGCGGACGTAACCACGATCCTGAATGGTCGAAATGATCGACGCATAGGTAGACGGGCGACCAATACCGCGTTTTTCAAGCTCTTTAACCAAAGAAGCTTCACTAAAACGTGCAGGTGGCTTAGTAAAGTGCTGAGCAGGAATGAGTTCAGTCAATGCAAGCTCATCGCCTTTATTTACCGGTGGCAAAATACGATCTTCATCGCCTTTACGTAGCGCAGGCATCACTTTCGTCCAGCCGTCGAAGCGCAAGATACGGCCACGGGCTTTGAGACGGAAATCACCTGCACCGACTGTCAGGGTGGTGGAATCATATTTTGCAGGATTCATCTGACACGCAACAAACTGGCGCCAGATCAGCTGATAAAGCTTTTGCGCATCGGTTTCCATATCCTTCAGGGATTCGGAAACAACGGACACATCGGAAGGACGAATCGCTTCGTGCGCTTCCTGAGAATTTTCTTTGCTTGCGTACTGGTTCGCACTTTCCGGCAGATATTTCTTACCGAAGTTTTCACCGATATAGTCACGCACCATGCTGACGGCGTCCTGGCTCAGATTCGTCGAGTCAGTACGCATGTAGGTGATGTAACCCGCTTCATACAAACGCTGCGCCATCATCATGGTTTTCTTCACACCAAAGCCCAGACGAGTACTTGCCGCCTGTTGCAGGGTGGAGGTGATGAAAGGTGCGCCAGGTTTGCTGCTGGTCGGTTTATCTTCACGCTCAACGACCTGATAACGCGCCTTTTCAAGCTGCGCAACTGCAGCCATGGTATGGTCACGGTTAACAGGGCGGAAAGGTTTGTCATTTTCGTGAGTGACTTGCAGCGGCAGCGCGTCGCCGGCAGGCGTGGTGACGTTTGCATC
Coding sequences within it:
- the ymiA gene encoding protein YmiA, encoding MPSGSEEPQRDSAFKRKAWLAVFLGSTLFWVVVALLVWKYWG
- the cysB gene encoding Cys regulon transcriptional activator CysB, with the translated sequence MKLQQLRYIVEVVNHNLNVSSTAEGLYTSQPGISKQVRMLEDELGIQIFARSGKHLTQVTPAGQEIIRIAREVLSKVDAIKSVAGEHTWPDKGSLYIATTHTQARYALPGVIKGFIERYPRVSLHMHQGSPTQIAEAVSKGNADFAIATEALHLYDDLVMLPCYHWNRSIVVTPDHPLAGKGSVTIEELAQYPLVTYTFGFTGRSELDTAFNRAGLTPRIVFTATDADVIKTYVRLGLGVGVIASMAVDPVSDPDLVRLDAHDVFSHSTTKIGFRRSTFLRSYMYDFIQRFAPHLTRDVVDTAVALRSNEDIEAMFQDIKLPEK
- the topA gene encoding DNA topoisomerase 1, with protein sequence MGVDPWHEWEAQYEVLPGKEKVVNELKQLAEKADHIYLATDLDREGEAIAWHLREIIGGDETRYSRVVFNEITKNAIRQAFEKPGELNIDRVNAQQARRFMDRVVGYMVSPLLWKKIARGLSAGRVQSVAVRLVVEREREIKAFVPEEFWEIDANVTTPAGDALPLQVTHENDKPFRPVNRDHTMAAVAQLEKARYQVVEREDKPTSSKPGAPFITSTLQQAASTRLGFGVKKTMMMAQRLYEAGYITYMRTDSTNLSQDAVSMVRDYIGENFGKKYLPESANQYASKENSQEAHEAIRPSDVSVVSESLKDMETDAQKLYQLIWRQFVACQMNPAKYDSTTLTVGAGDFRLKARGRILRFDGWTKVMPALRKGDEDRILPPVNKGDELALTELIPAQHFTKPPARFSEASLVKELEKRGIGRPSTYASIISTIQDRGYVRAENRRFYAEKMGEIVTDRLEDNFRELMNYDFTAQMEDRLDQVANHQAEWKNVLDSFFSDFTEQLAKAEKDPEEGGMQPNQMVLTSIDCPTCSRQMGIRTATTGVFLGCSGYALPPKERCKTTINLVPENEVLNVLEGDDAETNALRAKRRCQKCGTAMDSYLIDPKRKLHVCGNNPTCDGYEIEEGEFRIKGYDGPIVECEKCGSEMHLRMGRFGKYMACTNEECKNTRKILRNGEVAPPKEDPVPLPELPCEKSDAYFVLRDGAAGVFLAANTFPKSRETRAPLVEELYRFRDRLPEKLRYLADAPQQDPEGNKTVVRFSRKTKQQYVSAEKEGKATGWSAFFIDGKWVEGKK